One Actinomycetospora corticicola genomic window, AGGCGCTCGGGGCGCAGCTGACCGAGGCGTGCTGGGCGGTCATCCGCGTCACGGTGGGCTCGACGGTGATCGACGCGCTCGGCTCGGTGGGGGCGGACACCGCCTGATCGGCCCGATCACCCATGATGGTCGGGACCGACCCCGCCAGGAGGGCTGCCGATGGCGCTGCGCCGCGCGTTCCCGACGATCCTCTCGGACCGCCTGCCCGAGACCCGCGACTTCTACGTGCGACTGCTCGACTTCGAGGTCGCGTTCGACAGCGACTTCTACGTCGCGCTGCGCACCGCCGAGGACGACGACGGGGCGGCCTGTGAACTCGGGATCTGGGCCGTCGGGCACGAGATGGTGCCGCCGCCCTACCGCGCCGACCCGGCGGGCATCGTCCTGACCTTCGTCGTCGACGACGTGGACGCCCTGCACGTCGAGGCCCGCCGCCAGCAGATCCCGGTGGTCGCCCCGCCGCGCGACCAGTTCTACGGGCGCCGCCGGATGCTCCTCACCGACCCGAACGGCCTGCTCGTGGACGTCTCCTCGCCGTCCACCCCGTCACCGGAGTTCCGGTCGATGGGCGCCGGGGTCCTGCGGGACTGAGGCAGCCCTAAGCTGGGTGGCGTGCTGCGCCGCCGGGACGACCCGCTCCGGGAGATCCTCGCCGCGTCCGGGCGGGGGGTCGTCGACGCGGTGCTCCCGTCGGCGGCCTTCGTGGTCGTCTGGCTGGGCGCCTCCGCGCTGGGCTGGTGGGAGCCGATCCTGCTCGGCGGGCTCGCGTCGGTGCTGGTCGCGCTCGTCGTCGCCGTGGTGCGCTGGCGCGGCGGGGAGCGTCCCAGGGCGGCGGCCGTCGGGCTGCTCCTCGCGGTCGGCGCCACCCTGATCGCCCTCTACACCGGCCGCGCCGAGGACTTCTTCCTGCCGCGGATCGTGGCCAACGCCGGGTCGCTCGCCGCGTGGCTCGTGTCGATCGCGGTGCGCTGGCCGCTGCTCGGGCTCGTCGTCGGGGCGGCGCTGGGCAGGCCGAGGGCGTGGCGTGGCGACCCCGACCTCGTCCGCGGCTACTCCCGCGCCAGCTGGCTCTGGGCCGGCCAGTACGCACTGCGCCTCGTCGTGTTCCTGCCGCTCTGGGCCGCCGGGGCGACGGTCGCCCTGGGCGTCGCGCAGTTCGCCCTCACGTGGCCGCTGGTGCTGGTCTGCGTGCTCGGGTCCTGGCCGCTGGTCCGCTCCGCGCTGCCGGCCGGGCATCCCGGGCCGCGGCATCCCGTGATCTCCCGACAGAGCAGCGAGCACGCCGACAGGGGGCCGCGCGGCTCAGTGGACGGGTGAGGGTTCCGGACGCTTCGGCGGCCGCCCGTCCCCGGTGGAGCGGCCCTGCAGCCGTCGGCCCACCCACGGCACGAGGTGCCCGCGGACCCAGCGGATGTCCTCCTCGCGACGGCGGACCCACGGCGTCGGCGCGAGCGGCGGCCACGGGTCGCGCCAGTCCTGGCCGGTCGGCACCCCGAGCACCTCGCAGACCCGGACGGCGACGCGCCGGTGCCCCTCGGCGTTGAGGTGCAGCCGGTCCTCGGCGCGGGCGCGGGGGTCGGCGAGCGTGTCCATCGTCCAGAGGTCGACGAGCTTCGCGCCCCGCCGGGCCGCGATCTCGCGGATGTGCTCGTTCATCGTGGCGAGGCGCCGCCCGACCAGGTCGACGACCGGGGTCGAGCGGGTGTCGAACCCGGTGAACACGAGCACGTCCGCACCGGACCCGACGAGCCGGCCGACGGCGCCGTCGAGGCGCTCGGCGAGGTCGGCGGGCCGGGCGGTGGGGCGCAACAGGTCGTTGCCCGCCGCGCAGATGCTGACGAGGTCGGGGGACATGGCGATCGCGGGGTCGACCTGCTCGCGGACGATCTGCTCGAGCAGCTGGCCGCGCACGGCGAGGTTCGCGTAGCGCAGGCCGGGTTCCTGCCGCGCGAGGTGCTCGGCGACCCGGTCGGCCCAGCCGCGTTCGGTGCCGGTGATCGGGTCGAGGTCGCCGACGCCCTCGGTGAAGCTGTCGCCCACGGCGACGAAGGTGCTCCAGGACATGCTGCGATTCTGACGCCCCGCCGACGCGGGATCGCTGCAGGCCCGTCCGGCCCAGTCGGTTGACCCGCTCGCGGAGGGCGTGGGGCGACGGGGTGAAGGTTCTCACCCCATGACCACGCTGGCATCGTGGGTCGCGTCCTGCGACGTGGGTGAACCTGGAAGGGGTCATCCAGCCCTACGCCCCCGACGTACCGCGAGCCCTGGGAGCCATGCCCGACGCGACCTCGAGAACCACGACCGCCGAGCCGGAGACCGAGACGAAGGCCTCCGCGACCGGACTGACCCTGCCGCAGATCATGGCGGGGGCCCTCGCCGCGGCGACCGCCGCGATCCTGGGCTCCTTCCTCGGTGTGATCGGCACGATCGGTGGGGCGGCGGCCGCGTCGGTGATCTCGACCGTCGGGTCGGCGCTGTACCAGAAGTCCCTGGAGCGCACGCGCGACGCGGTGAAGTCGCGGCTCGTGGTGAACCAGGTGGCGGGGACGAAGGTGGCCACCGCGGTGGCCCGGGCCACCGGCCAGGCCGCCGGCCCGCAGGCCGGTCGGCCGAACGGCGCGCGTCCCGACCCGCCGCCGCGCCCGGGTGTGCCCGGTGTCGCCGGCGCGGTCGGCCCCGGTGGGCGCCCGATGCCCCCGATGTCGCCCCCGTACGGCGCCCCGGTGCCGTCCGGTGTGCCCACGCGCCGCCTCCCCAACGGCACGGTGGTCCCCGTCGGCCCGCAGCAGCTGCGCGCGGGCGGCCGGACCGTGGCGACCCGCCTCGACGCGAACGGGCGCCCGAACGGCGAGCCCGTCGACCCCACCCACCGCATCCCGAACGCGCGCACGCCGGGCGGCGGGAACCCCACGCAGGTCGTGCCGCCGCTCGGACCGGACGGTCGTCCGCTCGCGGGCCCGACCCGGCAGATGCCGATGGGGGGCCCGTTCCCGCCGTCCGCCGGCCTGCCGACGGCGCACCTCGCGCACGGCCCGGGCGGGGACGACCCCACCGCGCTCGCCCCGGCCGTCGCCGACGCCACGCCCTGGTACCGCCGGTTCGGCTGGAAGACCTGGGTGACCCTCGGCGGCGTCGCGGCCAGCGTCTTCGCGATCGGCCTGCTGGCGAGCTTCGCGGTCGAGTCGGCCACCGGACACCCGCTCTCCGGCGGGACGTCCGGGAC contains:
- a CDS encoding DUF3159 domain-containing protein, coding for MLRRRDDPLREILAASGRGVVDAVLPSAAFVVVWLGASALGWWEPILLGGLASVLVALVVAVVRWRGGERPRAAAVGLLLAVGATLIALYTGRAEDFFLPRIVANAGSLAAWLVSIAVRWPLLGLVVGAALGRPRAWRGDPDLVRGYSRASWLWAGQYALRLVVFLPLWAAGATVALGVAQFALTWPLVLVCVLGSWPLVRSALPAGHPGPRHPVISRQSSEHADRGPRGSVDG
- a CDS encoding SGNH/GDSL hydrolase family protein, producing MSWSTFVAVGDSFTEGVGDLDPITGTERGWADRVAEHLARQEPGLRYANLAVRGQLLEQIVREQVDPAIAMSPDLVSICAAGNDLLRPTARPADLAERLDGAVGRLVGSGADVLVFTGFDTRSTPVVDLVGRRLATMNEHIREIAARRGAKLVDLWTMDTLADPRARAEDRLHLNAEGHRRVAVRVCEVLGVPTGQDWRDPWPPLAPTPWVRRREEDIRWVRGHLVPWVGRRLQGRSTGDGRPPKRPEPSPVH
- a CDS encoding VOC family protein; translation: MALRRAFPTILSDRLPETRDFYVRLLDFEVAFDSDFYVALRTAEDDDGAACELGIWAVGHEMVPPPYRADPAGIVLTFVVDDVDALHVEARRQQIPVVAPPRDQFYGRRRMLLTDPNGLLVDVSSPSTPSPEFRSMGAGVLRD